The Persephonella sp. IF05-L8 genome contains a region encoding:
- a CDS encoding NADH-quinone oxidoreductase subunit M has translation MTVEFVHASFPIITISILIPLIAAAVLFFLNEKFAKPISIIASLIVFLISTYMLFAYDYSTYAIQFYEKYSWIPFLGVNYEVGVDALSLTMVWLTAVSFVVAFVWSTNIQKRIKEYFIAFLVLEAACIGVFVAWDMVWFYIFWEAMLIPMFLIIGIWGYAERIYAATKFFIYTFFGSLFLLIGVVGLYIYQYIEKGILSTSYFDLVNLGLPFKLEVIFFLLLALGFAIKVPMWPFHTWLPAAHVQAPTAGSVILAAVLLKMGTYGFVRFSLPWFPEASKYFVPAMFALGVIAIIYTAAMALSQTHIKRIIAYSSVSHMGFVTIGTFALNIEGMNGAIITMISHGFTSAALFLAAGFIYERVHSYELKDLGGLARFMPVFATLFMISAMASAGLPGLSGFVGEFLALLGTFKVSILTAVLAGVSLIVGAGYTLYLYHKSMFKESLLSEKKIEKWEKLRDMNTAELLSFLPLVIMMFVIGIYPTWWIRLIETTSKAILSKFIGG, from the coding sequence ATGACTGTAGAATTTGTGCATGCGTCATTTCCGATAATAACGATTTCTATACTGATACCTCTGATTGCAGCGGCTGTTCTGTTTTTCTTAAATGAAAAATTTGCAAAGCCTATAAGTATAATTGCATCTCTAATTGTGTTTTTAATATCAACTTATATGCTGTTTGCCTATGATTATTCAACCTATGCAATACAGTTTTATGAAAAGTACTCCTGGATACCCTTCCTTGGGGTTAATTATGAAGTTGGAGTTGATGCCCTTAGTTTAACAATGGTATGGCTTACGGCTGTATCTTTTGTTGTTGCTTTTGTGTGGAGTACAAATATCCAGAAAAGAATAAAAGAGTATTTTATTGCTTTTCTTGTTCTTGAGGCAGCATGTATTGGGGTTTTTGTTGCCTGGGATATGGTATGGTTCTATATATTCTGGGAAGCAATGCTCATACCAATGTTCCTTATTATAGGTATCTGGGGATATGCTGAAAGAATTTATGCTGCAACCAAGTTCTTTATTTATACATTCTTTGGTTCTCTTTTCCTTCTGATTGGTGTTGTTGGGCTGTATATCTATCAATACATAGAAAAAGGAATACTTTCTACAAGCTATTTTGACCTTGTAAATCTTGGTTTACCATTTAAGCTTGAAGTGATTTTCTTCTTACTCCTTGCACTTGGTTTTGCAATTAAAGTTCCTATGTGGCCATTCCATACATGGTTGCCTGCAGCTCACGTTCAGGCTCCAACTGCAGGTTCAGTGATACTTGCAGCAGTTCTGCTTAAAATGGGAACTTATGGTTTTGTTAGATTTTCTCTCCCGTGGTTCCCTGAGGCATCCAAATATTTCGTTCCGGCAATGTTTGCCCTTGGGGTGATAGCTATCATTTATACAGCAGCTATGGCTTTATCCCAGACACATATCAAAAGGATTATTGCTTATTCTTCTGTTTCTCACATGGGATTTGTAACAATTGGAACATTTGCTCTCAATATAGAAGGTATGAATGGTGCTATTATTACAATGATTTCCCACGGATTTACTTCAGCAGCGTTATTCCTTGCTGCAGGTTTCATATATGAAAGGGTTCATTCTTATGAATTGAAAGACCTTGGAGGTCTTGCCAGATTTATGCCTGTGTTTGCAACATTGTTTATGATTTCTGCTATGGCATCTGCAGGTTTACCAGGTTTATCTGGATTTGTTGGAGAATTTTTAGCTCTTCTTGGAACATTTAAAGTTAGTATACTTACAGCAGTTCTGGCAGGTGTCAGTCTTATAGTAGGTGCTGGATATACTCTATACCTGTATCATAAGTCTATGTTTAAAGAAAGTTTACTATCTGAAAAGAAAATAGAAAAATGGGAAAAACTCAGAGATATGAATACAGCGGAATTGCTTTCTTTCTTACCACTTGTGATAATGATGTTTGTGATTGGTATATATCCAACATGGTGGATAAGATTAATAGAAACAACTTCTAAAGCTATTCTTTCTAAGTTTATAGGAGGCTAA